In Helianthus annuus cultivar XRQ/B chromosome 3, HanXRQr2.0-SUNRISE, whole genome shotgun sequence, a single window of DNA contains:
- the LOC110931058 gene encoding uncharacterized protein LOC110931058 isoform X2, with the protein MAVAVTHADLAPKHRGADIGSKTGVALTVLSILLGLLCFVLCLIAEATRSQIVRGEASDGECRYSGNGKMPLLCAAGAFLSLAIAMVVQHTHLLLAVSKSDPDPSQLSNHNLNTLTWQAAFFFITTWYGDMFFGWRSFVVNWTKCGVGSLERVVKTQV; encoded by the exons ATGGCGGTGGCAGTCACACATGCTGATCTCGCTCCAAAGCATAGAGGTGCCGATATTGGAAGCAAAACGGGTGTGGCATTGACGGTCTTGTCCATACTCCTAGGCTTGCTTTGCTTTGTTCTTTGTCTTATTGCTGAGGCAACACGCTCACAG ATAGTACGGGGGGAGGCGAGTGATGGTGAATGTAGATACAGTGGCAACGGGAAGATGCCATTACTCTGCGCTGCGGGTGCATTTTTGTCCCTCGCGATTGCCATGGTGGTGCAACACACTCACTTGTTGTTGGCAGTTAGTAAATCGGACCCAGACCCGAGTCAACTGTCCAATCACAATCTCAACACTCTCACCTGGCAGGCTGCATTTTTCTTTATTACAACTTGGTATGGT GATATGTTTTTCGGTTGGAGAAGTTTTGTTGTTAATTGGACTAAGTGTGGAGTCGGGTCACTTGAAAGGGTGGTTAAAACCCAGGTCTAG
- the LOC110931058 gene encoding protein MODIFYING WALL LIGNIN-1 isoform X1 — protein sequence MAVAVTHADLAPKHRGADIGSKTGVALTVLSILLGLLCFVLCLIAEATRSQIVRGEASDGECRYSGNGKMPLLCAAGAFLSLAIAMVVQHTHLLLAVSKSDPDPSQLSNHNLNTLTWQAAFFFITTWICFSVGEVLLLIGLSVESGHLKGWLKPRSSCFIAREGLFSSAGVLGITTVFLATGLSITALRAQWLLLQEEENYSSPVPPREDRIMTIHGEAPIVRRHDDLYHEPGLIEYLRAFDKII from the exons ATGGCGGTGGCAGTCACACATGCTGATCTCGCTCCAAAGCATAGAGGTGCCGATATTGGAAGCAAAACGGGTGTGGCATTGACGGTCTTGTCCATACTCCTAGGCTTGCTTTGCTTTGTTCTTTGTCTTATTGCTGAGGCAACACGCTCACAG ATAGTACGGGGGGAGGCGAGTGATGGTGAATGTAGATACAGTGGCAACGGGAAGATGCCATTACTCTGCGCTGCGGGTGCATTTTTGTCCCTCGCGATTGCCATGGTGGTGCAACACACTCACTTGTTGTTGGCAGTTAGTAAATCGGACCCAGACCCGAGTCAACTGTCCAATCACAATCTCAACACTCTCACCTGGCAGGCTGCATTTTTCTTTATTACAACTTG GATATGTTTTTCGGTTGGAGAAGTTTTGTTGTTAATTGGACTAAGTGTGGAGTCGGGTCACTTGAAAGGGTGGTTAAAACCCAGGTCTAGCTGCTTCATTGCTCGAGAGGGCTTATTCTCTTCCGCTGGTGTATTAGGAATTACAACCGTCTTTCTTGCCACTGGTTTGTCTATCACGGCTCTAAGAGCCCAATGGCTGCTGTTACAAGAAGAAGAAAATTATTCATCCCCAGTCCCACCAAGAGAAGACCGAATCATGACCATCCATGGTGAAGCTCCCATTGTTAGAAGACATGATGATCTATACCATGAGCCCGGACTGATCGAATATCTTAG